From Amycolatopsis sp. YIM 10, the proteins below share one genomic window:
- a CDS encoding DJ-1/PfpI family protein, with product MRAFLKRGLGVLAVVVAVLLVPAAGATVSALSAFDALYAPGPERAVPAAAPLPHDPAKPTAVVVVGDNGAVVSDVLAPYEVLAATGRFNLYTVASQRRPVPLTGGLDLVPDLTFADLAARTPAADLVVVPALPDVGEPSTAPVTDWLRAQAAGGAQLLSVCNGSGVLASSGLLDGRPATSHWLRIGQFESDYPGVKWVRGQRFVDDGDIVSTAGILSGVDGTLHVIGRMIGPDAARAAATAVGWGYADPTVTPEAGMPDPVAIVNAGFTWNPPEIGVLLTDGTGEIELASVFDVHGGQALAARTLALSGDGGPIRSRHGLTFLPRAGLADAAPRLDRLLVPGAAAQDVTTNGPEPEYVHRRPGFAYEATVRDLASSTDVATARWTAKVLELPADDLVLDGPAWPWTLTLVPVLLVALGGAAVWGIRKWFVQNRR from the coding sequence GTGCGCGCCTTTCTCAAGCGCGGCCTCGGTGTGCTCGCCGTGGTGGTCGCCGTACTGCTGGTCCCGGCCGCCGGGGCGACCGTTTCGGCCCTGTCGGCGTTCGACGCGCTCTACGCCCCGGGTCCGGAGCGGGCCGTCCCCGCGGCGGCACCGCTCCCCCACGATCCCGCCAAGCCCACCGCCGTGGTCGTCGTCGGCGACAACGGCGCGGTGGTCTCGGATGTCCTTGCGCCGTACGAAGTTCTCGCCGCCACCGGCCGGTTCAACCTCTACACGGTGGCCTCGCAGCGCCGTCCCGTGCCGTTGACCGGCGGGCTCGACCTGGTGCCCGACCTCACCTTCGCCGACCTCGCGGCCAGGACGCCCGCGGCCGATCTGGTGGTGGTGCCCGCGCTGCCCGACGTCGGTGAGCCCAGCACGGCTCCGGTCACGGACTGGTTGCGCGCGCAGGCCGCCGGTGGCGCGCAACTGCTGAGCGTGTGCAACGGTTCTGGCGTGCTCGCCTCGTCGGGTCTGCTCGACGGGCGGCCCGCCACCTCGCACTGGCTGCGGATCGGTCAGTTCGAAAGCGACTACCCCGGGGTGAAGTGGGTGCGGGGACAGCGTTTTGTCGACGACGGTGACATCGTCTCCACCGCGGGCATCCTGTCCGGCGTCGACGGCACGCTGCACGTGATCGGCCGGATGATCGGGCCCGACGCGGCCAGGGCCGCGGCCACGGCGGTCGGCTGGGGCTACGCCGATCCGACGGTGACGCCCGAAGCCGGGATGCCGGACCCGGTCGCGATCGTCAACGCGGGGTTCACCTGGAACCCGCCGGAGATCGGCGTGCTGCTCACCGACGGCACCGGTGAGATCGAGCTGGCCTCGGTCTTCGACGTGCACGGCGGCCAGGCCCTCGCCGCCCGGACACTGGCGCTGAGCGGCGACGGCGGCCCGATCCGCTCGCGGCACGGGCTGACCTTCCTGCCACGGGCCGGCCTGGCCGATGCCGCGCCCCGGCTGGACCGCTTGCTCGTGCCCGGTGCCGCCGCCCAGGACGTGACCACCAACGGTCCGGAACCCGAATACGTGCACCGCCGGCCCGGATTCGCCTACGAGGCCACCGTGCGCGACCTCGCGAGCAGCACCGATGTCGCGACCGCCCGGTGGACGGCGAAGGTGCTGGAACTGCCCGCGGACGACCTGGTCCTCGATGGACCGGCGTGGCCGTGGACGCTCACCCTGGTGCCCGTGCTGCTCGTCGCGCTGGGCGGGGCGGCGGTGTGGGGGATCCGGAAGTGGTTCGTCCAAAACAGACGCTGA
- a CDS encoding response regulator transcription factor: MSVVRVVLVDDQALFREALATLLATRDDVEVVGEAGNGEEALRRAAELSPDVVLMDLRMPVLDGVAATRRLRVEHPGVQVIALTTFDDDEDVFAALRAGAVGYLLKDVSSARLVEAVLAAARGESVLQPSVAAKVVARFAQLPEATPEPSPQPLVVPLSDRELEVLRLLSDGHSNREIAASLFLAEGTVKNHVTNVLAKLGARDRTQAALRARALGLL, translated from the coding sequence ATGAGCGTGGTCCGCGTGGTGCTCGTGGACGATCAGGCGCTCTTCCGCGAGGCGCTGGCGACCCTGCTGGCCACTCGCGACGACGTCGAGGTGGTCGGCGAGGCGGGCAACGGTGAGGAGGCGCTGCGGCGGGCCGCCGAACTCTCCCCCGACGTCGTGCTGATGGATCTGCGCATGCCCGTGCTGGACGGCGTCGCGGCCACGCGGCGGTTGCGCGTCGAGCACCCGGGCGTCCAGGTCATCGCATTGACCACGTTCGACGACGACGAGGACGTGTTCGCCGCGTTGCGCGCCGGAGCGGTCGGTTACCTGCTCAAGGACGTGTCCTCGGCGCGGCTGGTGGAGGCGGTGCTGGCCGCCGCGCGCGGTGAGTCGGTGTTGCAGCCGTCGGTCGCGGCGAAGGTGGTGGCCCGGTTCGCCCAGCTGCCCGAAGCGACCCCCGAGCCCTCTCCGCAGCCGCTGGTCGTGCCACTGTCGGATCGCGAACTGGAAGTGCTGCGCCTGCTGTCCGACGGTCACAGCAACCGGGAGATCGCCGCTTCGCTGTTCCTCGCCGAGGGCACGGTGAAGAACCACGTGACCAACGTGCTGGCCAAGCTGGGCGCCCGCGACCGCACCCAGGCCGCCCTGCGCGCCCGCGCCCTGGGCCTGCTCTGA